Below is a window of Camelina sativa cultivar DH55 chromosome 11, Cs, whole genome shotgun sequence DNA.
CATCAGACAGGAAAAGTGTTAAGAGGAATAAGAAAAGGAAAGCGTTTAGATTGTGtagtaaaaagaaaaggttagagagACCAGATCCTCGGACGAAAgagcttcttctccaaccaCGGCTTTCATGGCCTGGACGTCCTTTCCAATAGCGTAGTTGGCATACAACTAAAATCACCAAAAGATAATAACAAGTTAAGCTCAGGCTAAAAATTTGACAAGTAAGACTTACGTTAACCAAGCTTGTCTACGATGCTGGTAATAGTGTCGCACAAGAAAGAAGGTCTTACTTGATTAGAAACATCAGAGTGGTCCCTGCGAGTCATACCCTCACCAATGGCACTCTACAATACAAAGTCAATTTACTTTAACAAATGATCACCTGGCTtcatctttaatttattttgaatctCCCACACTTACCTTCATGAGACGAGATAGAGATGGCAAGACATTGATAGGAGGGTATATCTGTGGAACACAAAGAAAATTGGTATTTTAAACCAACTTTTAGGACACTTCATATCCGCAAAACTAGAAACAACTTACAGTTACACACAAACTAAAGTGAAACACCTTTCAAATTACTGCTATTTCGGATATTACAGAAGATACACAACACAATATATGCCGAGGGACTGTTCACTAAAGAAACACCAACTAGTATCAGTTCTAAAAACTCAAGGGGTGGTTCTAAATTTCACAAACTAAATCAAAAGTCCATAAATAAGATTGTTATAAGGTATATATGTTTCTCATAAAGGTAAAATTCCTCTTGTAGTAATATCGATTATGATAAGACCTTTGAACCAACTATCTTCTGAAAGATTGTACCTGTCTATTGTGAAGTTGTCGGTCAATATAGATTTGGCCCTCTGTAATGTATCCTGTCAAATCTGGTGTGGGATGAGTGATATCTGGACAGAGAAAAGGGACAAAATATTAGAAAACTCGAACAGAATTATTCACTGACCAGCAAACAATTAATATAGGAGCAACAAATATTCCTCAGTGAAAAGGCTATATGATCAGATTGCCCAACAGAGGTGCACTACACTAATACGAGTATACCATCCACTCAGTTTGTCAAGATTCTCAAACAGCTAGACCTAGATGGACGCTATGGAATCGGGCAACGACTTATTATAGTATGGTTTGTCTATTCCTCTAAGCCAGCTTTCAGGTGAGTTCTATCTCATATTTACTTTAACTGATCTCGATCAAGCTTACTATCTCTTATTGTTTGCTTCAAACAATTTTCGTTCAAAGTCAAAGGCAATGATGCcaaacaaaacacatacaaCCACAGAAGCCACAAAGAATAAATGTTGAGCGAGTTCATGATAATAAGAATTACCATCGTTTGGCATGGTTAGAATGGGGATTTGAGTGATGGAACCTTTCCTCCCCTCAATTCGCCCTGCTCTTTCGTATATGGTAGCCAAGTCGGTGTACATGTAACCTGGATAACCACGCCTTCCAGGCACTTCTTCACGGGCAGCAGAGACCTAAGGGTATTAGTCAACGTTAAACACTATGTCAGGCTTCCTATTATCTCATAAGTACATGAGTTGTGAACAGAGCATGCAAGTATCAGTTATCACCTCACGAAGAGCATCAGCGTAGGAACTCATGTCTGTGAGAATGACAAGGACATGCTTGCCACATTCATATGCCAAGTACTCAGCCGTTGTCAGAGCAATACGAGGAGTGATGATACGCTCAATAGTGGGGTCGTTTGCCTGTACGGGAAACAGAATGAGAAACcttcagaaagaaaaacaatggaACTAAAATATGCTTCAAGATTTCCATAGTTCGACTGAGAGACTTGCCAAGTTAAGGAAAAGAGTCACTCTCTCCATGGAACCATTCTCCTCGAAATCACGTTTGAAAAATTGTGCAGTCTCCATGTTCACACCCATTGCTGCGAACACAATGGCGAAGTTATCGTCCTCTTGGTGCTGCAAATACACATAAATGGACCAATGTGATGGTGTGATACTGTTATGACGAATTAAAAATATGGCATCACACAACTCACTACTTAGTCTAGATTTTACCAAATCAAAGAGGGCATTGCAGTGCTCTCATTCAAATTAAAAGAGTCAAGAACTATTATCCTAGCTTAAACCcctaaatttattttgtaatgggTATGTCCAACTGTTTAATGTAACAAAGCAATTTCCAGCTGTAAAGACGGATAAATAATGTTTACCTCGAGAAGATTATCAGACTTCTCTAAACGCTTAACCAAACCAGCNTAAACCAACTTTTAGGAAACGTCATATCCGCAAAACAAGTAACAACTTCTTACAGTTACACAAAAACTAAAGTGAAACACCTTTCAAATTACTGCCATTTCGGGTATTACAGATGATACACAACACAATATATGCCGAGGGACTGTTCGCTAAAGAAACACCAACTACTATCAGTTCTAGTCTTTAGCTAGCACATACATAGATTCAAATGTCAGTGTTTTGAAGCCATGACCAAGATGTTTCAGTTTCCGAAAATATTTTATCACTATCCACATGCTCTCTATATCTAAAAACTCAAAGGTAGTTCTAAATttaacaaactaaatcaaaagTCCATAAATAAGATTGTTACAGGGTGTATATGTTTCTCATAAAGGTAAAGTTCACCTTATAGTAATATCGATTATGATTAGACCTTTGAACCAACTATCTTCTGAAATAGTGTACCTGTCTATTGTGAAGTTGTCGGTCAATATAGATTTGGCCCTCTGTAATGTATCCTGTCAAATCTGGTGTGGGATGAGTGATATCTGGACAGAGAAAAGGGACAGAAAATTAGAGATCTCGAACAGAATTATTCACTGACCAGCAAACCTTTAACATAGGAGCAACAAATAATCTTCAGTGAAAAGGCTATATGATCAGATTGCCTAACAGAGGTGTACTACACTAACTAGTATATCATCCACTCAGTTTGTTAGATTCCCAAACAGCTAGACCTAGATGGACGCTATGGGATCGGGCAACGACTTATTATAGCATGGTTTATCTATTCCTCTAAGTCAGCTTTCAGGTGAGTTCTATCCCAAATTTACTTTAACTGATCTCGTTCAAGCTTTACTATCTCTTATTGTTTGCTTCAAACAAATTTCGTTCACAGTCAAAGGCAATGATggtaaaacaaaatacatacaACCAGAGAAGCCACAAAGAATAAATGTTGAGCGAGTTCATGATAATAGCAACTAAAAATTACCATCGTTTGGCATGGTTAAAATGGGAATTTGAGTGATGGAACCTTTCCTCCCCTCAATTCGCCCTGCTCTCTCGTATATGGTAGCCAAGTCGGTGTACATGTAACCTGGATAACCACGCCTTCCAGGCACTTCTTCACGGGCAGCAGAGACCTAACGGTATTAGTCAACGTTAAACACTATGTCAGGCTTCCTATTATCTCATAAGTACATGAGTTGTGAACAGNNNNNNNNNNNNNNNNNNNNNNNNNNNNNNNNNNNNNNNNNNNNNNNNNNNNNNNNNNNNNNNNNNNNNNNNNNNNNNNNNNNNNNNNNNNNNNNNNNNNNNNNNNNNNNNNNNNNNNNNNNNNNNNNNNNNNNNNNNNNNNNNNNNNNNNNNNNNNNNNNNNNNNNNNNNNNNNNNNNNNNNNNNNNNNNNNNNNNNNNNNNNNNNNNNNNNNNNNNNNNNNNNNNNNNNNNNNNNNNNNNNNNNNNNNNNNNNNNNNNNNNNNNNNNNNNNNNNNNNNNNNNNNNNNNNNNNNNNNNNNNNNNNNNNNNNNNNNNNNNNNNNNNNNNNNNNNNNNNNNNNNNNNNNNNNNNNNNNNNNNNNNNNNNNNNNNNNNNNNNNNNNNNNNNNNNNNNNNNNNNNNNNNNNNNNNNNNNNNNNNNNNNNNNNNNNNNNNNNNNNNNNNNNNNNNNNNNNNNNNNNNNNNNNNNNNNNNNNNNNNNNNNNNNNNNNNNNNNNNNNNNNNNNNNNNNNNNNNNNNNNNNNNNNNNNNNNNNNNNNNNNNNNNNNNNNNNNNNNNNNNNNNNNNNNNNNNNNNNNNNNNNNNNNNNNNNNNNNNNNNNNNNNNNNNNNNNNNNNNNNNNNNNNNNNNNNNNNNNNNNNNNNNNNNNNNNNNNNNNNNNNNNNNNNNNNNNNNNNNNNNNNNNNNNNNNNNNNNNNNNNNNNNNNNNNNNNNNNNNNNNNNNNNNNNNNNNNNNNNNNNNNNNNNNNNNNNNNNNNNNNNNNNNNNNNNNNNNNNNNNNNNNNNNNNNNNNNNNNNNNNNNNNNNNNNNNNNNNNNNNNNNNNNNNNNNNNNNNNNNNNNNNNNNNNNNNNNNNNNNNNNNNNNNNNNNNNNNNNNNNNNNNNNNNNNNNNNNNNNNNNNNNNNNNNNNNNNNNNNNNNNNNNNNNNNNNNNNNNNNNNNNNNNNNNNNNNNNNNNNNNNNNNNNNNNNNNNNNNNNNNNNNNNNNNNNNNNNNNNNNNNNNNNNNNNNNNNNNNNNNNNNNNNNNNNNNNNNNNNNNNNNNNNNNNNNNNNNNNNNNNNNNNNNNNNNNNNNNNNNNNNNNNNNNNNNNNNNNNNNNNNNNNNNNNNNNNNNNNNNNNNNNNNNNNNNNNNNNNNNNNNNNNNNNNNNNNNNNNNNNNNNNNNNNNNNNNNNNNNNNNNNNNNNNNNNNNNNNNNNNNNNNNNNNNNNNNNNNNNNNNNNNNNNNNNNNNNNNNNNNNNNNNNNNNNNNNNNNNNNNNNNNNNNNNNNNNNNNNNNNNNNNNNNNNNNNNNNNNNNNNNNNNNNNNNNNNNNNNNNNNNNNNNNNNNNNNNNNNNNNNNNNNNNNNNNNNNNNNNNNNNNNNNNNNNNNNNNNNNNNNNNNNNNNNNNNNNNNNNNNNNNNNNNNNNNNNNNNNNNNNNNNNNNNNNNNNNNNNNNNNNNNNNNNNNNNNNNNNNNNNNNNNNNNNNNNNNNNNNNNNNNNNNNNNNNNNNNNNNNNNNNNNNNNNNNNNNNNNNNNNNNNNNNNNNNNNNNNNNNNNNNNNNNNNNNNNNNNNNNNNNNNNNNNNNNNNNNNNNNNNNNNNNNNNNNNNNNNNNNNNNNNNNNNNNNNNNNNNNNNNNNNNNNNNNNNNNNNNNNNNNNNNNNNNNNNNNNNNNNNNNNNNNNNNNNNNNNNNNNNNNNNNNNNNNNNNNNNNNNNNNNNNNNNNNNNNNNNNNNNNNNNNNNNNNNNNNNNNNNNNNNNNNNNNNNNNNNNNNNNNNNNNNNNNNNNNNNNNNNNNNNNNNNNNNNNNNNNNNNNNNNNNNNNNNNNNNNNNNNNNNNNNNNNNNNNNNNNNNNNNNNNNNNNNNNNNNNNNNNNNNNNNNNNNNNNNNNNNNNNNNNNNNNNNNNNNNNNNNNNNNNNNNNNNNNNNNNNNNNNNNNNNNNNNNNNNNNNNNNNNNNNNNNNNNNNNNNNNNNNNNNNNNNNNNNNNNNNNNNNNNNNNNNNNNNNNNNNNNNNNNNNNNNNNNNNNNNNNNNNNNNNNNNNNNNNNNNNNNNNNNNNNNNNNNNNNNNNNNNNNNNNNNNNNNNNNNNNNNNNNNNNNNNNNNNNNNNNNNNNNNNNNNNNNNNNNNNNNNNNNNNNNNNNNNNNNNNNNNNNNNNNNNNNNNNNNNNNNNNNNNNNNNNNNNNNNNNNNNNNNNNNNNNNNNNNNNNNNNNNNNNNNNNNNNNNNNNNNNNNNNNNNNNNNNNNNNNNNNNNNNNNNNNNNNNNNNNNNNNNNNNNNNNNNNNNNNNNNNNNNNNNNNNNNNNNNNNNNNNNNNNNNNNNNNNNNNNNNNNNNNNNNNNNNNNNNNNNNNNNNNNNNNNNNNNNNNNNNNNNNNNNNNNNNNNNNNNNNNNNNNNNNNNNNNNNNNNNNNNNNNNNNNNNNNNNNNNNNNNNNNNNNNNNNNNNNNNNNNNNNNNNNNNNNNNNNNNNNNNNNNNNNNNNNNNNNNNNNNNNNNNNNNNNNNNNNNNNNNNNNNNNNNNNNNNNNNNNNNNNNNNNNNNNNNNNNNNNNNNNNNNNNNNNNNNNNNNNNNNNNNNNNNNNNNNNNNNNNNNNNNNNNNNNNNNNNNNNNNNNNNNNNNNNNNNNNNNNNNNNNNNNNNNNNNNNNNNNNNNNNNNNNNNNNNNNNNNNNNNNNNNNNNNNNNNNNNNNNNNNNNNNNNNNNNNNNNNNNNNNNNNNNNNNNNNNNNNNNNNNNNNNNNNNNNNNNNNNNNNNNNNNNNNNNNNNNNNNNNNNNNNNNNNNNNNNNNNNNNNNNNNNNNNNNNNNNNNNNNNNNNNNNNNNNNNNNNNNNNNNNNNNNNNNNNNNNNNNNNNNNNNNNNNNNNNNNNNNNNNNNNNNNNNNNNNNNNNNNNNNNNNNNNNNNNNNNNNNNNNNNNNNNNNNNNNNNNNNNNNNNNNNNNNNNNNNNNNNNNNNNNNNNNNNNNNNNNNNNNNNNNNNNNNNNNNNNNNNNNNNNNNNNNNNNNNNNNNNNNNNNNNNNNNNNNNNNNNNNNNNNNNNNNNNNNNNNNNNNNNNNNNNNNNNNNNNNNNNNNNNNNNNNNNNNNNNNNNNNNNNNNNNNNNNNNNNNNNNNNNNNNNNNNNNNNNNNNNNNNNNNNNNNNNNNNNNNNNNNNNNNNNNNNNNNNNNNNNNNNNNNNNNNNNNNNNNNNNNNNNNNNNNNNNNNNNNTTACCTCGAGAAGATTATCAGACTTCTCTAAACGCTTAACCAAACCAGCCTGACGGCAAATCTGAGCAGCAATTTCATTGTGGGGAAGACCTGCAGCAGAAAAGAGGGGAATCTTCTGTCCTCTGGCGATAGAGTTCATGACATCAATGGTGGATATCCCTGTCTGAATCATCTCTTCAGGATAGGTTCTCTCACTGGGATTGATAGAACTTCCTGGAGAAACAAAAGTCTAGAATTATATATCCCTGAGGGTTTAATTATGTGAcaagagagagtaaaaaaagCAGCTCACCAGAAATATCCAAGTAGGCCTCTGGCAAAATAGGTGGACCGTTGTCAATGGGCTTCCCTGAACCATTGAAGATACGACCAAGCATATCCAAAGAAACAGGAGTTTTCAAAACCTAAGaaaaacaaagtggaaaaagagtgAGACcatgaaatggtatatatattatataaaaaacagtGATTACTTATCAACTCGATAGGAAAAAAAGCATACCTCTCCTGTAAATTGAACAGTGGTGTACTTGTTGTCAATTCCAGATGTTCCCTCGAAAACCTTGACagtgaaataaaaagaaattgataaGTACGAGATGTAGAAAAGGGTAAACCCTGGTGCAGCATGTTTTGACTAGTAATGTAATGACTGGGGCCAAATTAGATTGATATTGCATTTGCATTCAATCAAGCAACAGAGACTGAGAGTAGAGGAGGAGAAAGcaaatgaagagaaagaaacctgAACAACAGCTTTCTCGCCATCAACTTCGAGAACTTGACCACGACGTGTAGTTCCATCCCCAAGACGGATATTGACAATTTCTTGGTATTTAGGGCcctggagaaagaaaaaaaagaagtaggtGTCATCCTCCATCCAtgggagaaaagagaagaatagCACAGAAGACAAAAGAGCAATAAATCTAAAAGATACCTTGACTTTTTCAAGGATGACAAGAGGTCCAGCGACACCGGAGACAGTTCTATACTCTGCGGTAAAGAAAAAGCAGGCAATGCAATCAATATATATCTATCTGAAGAAACAAGTGATATTGAAAGATAGATAGATAACTCCATAAAGCTTGTCAAGATCACAAGGGAGACTGGACTGGTGCAGTGTATAGAGGCAAATGAGATCCTAGGGACTTACCCATGCCGATCTCGAGGGTGCCATCCCCATCCAATTCAAGGTTGTTATCAGCAGCACCCATGATTTCAgatcttcaccaaatcaaatCAGACCCAAAGGGAAACACAAACGATGTCAGCAAATATAATAATGAACTAGGTGCCGTCCGACGTTAGCAAAGCAAATCCAGAGTATGTATGCAACTCCCCGATCAAATCCTAACTAACATCTATTGATCGTGAATCCAAATCTTTTTTAACACaatttttgaatgaatgaatgaatttCTCAATCGGATCAACAACACgggaaacaaacaaacaaattcaaatccaaatcaaaaCGAAGAGAACAAAGAATATGCTGAAATGATTAAaatcggagagagagagagagagagagagagagacattgtAATAGTATTGTAAGtacctctctttcttcttaatcCAAAAGATCTGTCGAGGAAGGAGACACACAGAGAGAGCGAAGAGAGAGATCTATGTTGGTGGACGATATTACCCACCCGATTCGATTTCAATCAGTTTAGTTCCCATCGTTTTGAGCTATTTTACGTTTATagccccttttttttttttttttttacactgtcccatttgtaaatttaatcattttgtttcctttttcaatttatttgagaaaatatatgaaGGAGACACATACagtaataattatttgttgattttttcccCTATTTTACATTTGCTATGAGTTTGATAATGAGAAAAGAatctattacaaatttacaatgtttccatttttcatttttttttttctaaaaagatGGAAAACTCTCGCAAAAGATTTGTTGATAGTATACAAAATGTCTACTATAGTGTTGGAGGGAGGGAACTTTAGAAAGGTAGAAGCagataaaaataaacttttgaaaaaaattattaagaagaagatcaaagagagagagagagagagagagagcgaagaTCTTTTAGTGAATAAAATTGATTTGCtccagtctcctcctccacagcTAACAAAGAAAGAGGAGGGAACCCAACAAAAACTACTACCACTTAGATTATATGAGTATCCTTCTTTCCCCCTCAAAGTcaataatgataatatatataattatatataaatagttacaGAAGATCTTGGAAaagaatattgttttttaagGACAGGGTAAAAATTCAATTGGGGAAGCAGCTAAGCTTGTTGTGTGGGAGTTGTTGTGCAAGGCGCCAAGCTGTTGTGAGGCACATTCACACCCGCGCCTCTCACTGACACCGTCGGTCCTTTTAACAAGCTTGCTCTGCTCACTAGGTTTGTATCGAAGAAGACCACTATCACTGTTATGTCATCGTGGAAATGTCTCCTCACTCCTCTGTCAATCTTTTTCAGGTCTGAgtatctcatctctctcttctttgccGCTTCTTGAAGCGCTACTTTCACCAGCCGCTTTGCAATCCCCTGGCCACATATCCCCCCAAACAAgatcattaattaattagtatgttccatatactgtatattaacCAAAAGAAACCACAGAGAGAGTGAATGCGCACGTTACGCGGATGATTGTGTACGATGTCTACTGCTTCTTGATTACTCATATGTTCCCATAGTCCATCTGAAGCACATATTATAAACTGATCTTGCGGCTCCAGTGTATGCACCGTGATCGCCGGCTCTGCACTCAGTAATGGCCTGCTGAACGGTGACCTCAGCCTGAATTTGGCGTACAGCGGCTCCCTGTTGAACTCTGACCTTTTCAAATACACATCTCCAATGGATCTTGACACCTGAGAGATACAGATGATAGTTCAGATAGACAAGACAAGAATTCAATTGTAAGATCTATATATCTTATAGATAGAGTACCTGAATGATGCCTTTGACTCGCCAGACGTTATGTTTGAGAAGCACAATATCGGGATGATCAGGATGCAGGGCCTGAAGTTCCCGCCGCACTGACTCTATAGATGCGTTGTGCTCGGCAGAGAGCTGAGTGGCGTGAGCCTCACCAGTGACCCTCGTGACTTGTCCCAGCACTGCCCTTGAGTCCCCCGCGTTGGCCACATAGAGCTTCCCATCGCAGATGACGCTTACAAGACAGCAAGATCCTACAGTGGCTATCTGAGGTCTAGTTTGAAATTGATTGGTAACAATGGATAAGAACCCTTCTTCAGTCGCTTGGAAGGCTTTTCTGATCACCTCCGATGACATACACTGTTGCTCCGCAGTGAACCCTGTGCACCCACCACCACAAAAGATAAGATAAAAAGGAAGGATGAGATCAAGTCCtatctattaattaatttgaagtAGAGGGACGAACTCTTGAGGTGGTGGAACATATGATCGTTGATGAAGCGGGAAGTCTCAGGGCCGCCGTGGCCGTCGTAGACGCCAACAAAGGTGCCGTAGGGACCAGAGGGGAGGGTGCTAAGGGAGCCAGACTCGAGCTGGCTCTGGTCCTCGAGCAAGCTGTTGGCTTGGACAACGGCCATGGAGAAGTCACCAAAGACGTGCTGAGCGGAGTCGCGGTACCAAAGGAGACCCTCTTGACGGCCGCCGGAATCTGAGGCCTGGTGATCTGACCGTGGCCAGAGACAGGCATTGAGAAAGTTCATCAACCCAGATAGCATCCCTCATCTCATCCACCACAACATAGAAAACTTGACAGTTTTAAGTATGAAtctcacacacaaacacaaacacaaacacagctctttctctctctagtaTACACCAGTAATATTCTTCTGCTTCAGAGGATTAAGAACTGGAACCGCGCAGCAGCGGACAGCCTTAGACTTAATAAAGAGAGAGgagtgcttcttcttctcactgcAGAGTCGTCCGTGAAAGACAGACAAAATAGCGGAAAAAAGTGAGAAACAATCTTGGATTGGATTGGATACACTCCACAAGTAATGAATGGAAAAGAGAAACGAATCTGTTCTTGTTTGGATTTGCAAAGATGGAGACTTTGTTTTCTAATGTTAAAAGATAGGAATTTGATGCAACAAGATTAGAAAAGTGTGGATTTGAGGGGGTGGTGCTCTGTGGATTTGGTCAGGCAAAGCTAAAAGAAACAGTAAAAACAAAGTCCAAAACGATTcctaaagaaaaatcaaaaggattCAAACTGGGTCTCGTATTCTCGCTTCTAccccaaagaaagaaagatggaaaCTTTACCTTGGAAGATGGGGAAATCTTCTAACAACACAGTTGAGCTgagcaacaagaagaaagaaagaaagaaagatgagcAATGGATTTTTCAATATGTGGGCGTggaatttcttcttcttgagtaTGTATTGTTGTATGTTAGATCTACGAGACGGATCAACCAAACTTATTTTATtcctttctttattattttattattatttgtaaattaaataaaattaagcgAGCGGATGAGgaagaaccgaaccgaaccgaagcagaagaagaagaccccaAATTGACAACAAAAGTATAAAAGATGTACTGTTAAGAAATTGCGATCTCTCTCAACAAGTCACAACAAAGTCACAACTTCAACTTATGATCTTTCTATGTCGTCATAAACAGTGATGATCAATGACAAGTAAACGTGATTATTGGTTTAATCAGTCGCCGAAcgcgaccctttttttttttttgtacaagaaatattgcaaaaaaaaatagtgttggttatattatatatctggTTTCGCATTGGTTAATTCAATTGTACAGTTCCGCGGTTACTATGAGTGGTTCAGTAACTTGTATTTAAGCACATTTGTCATTTTTCATCTAATCAAGGTTTCacaatttattttgatatttggttGTTTTGCTTTTCTCCTCCTATCTTATAATAGAGAGCTCTAATCTCTAGTCtctttagtagtagtagtagtgatattcttcttcttaccttACCAGACAAGACCCATAAAAGACCAACGATGGAGAGGTCGGAGCCAGCACATCAATGGTCCCAGCTTCTGGCTCCACTCCCCTCCTCTCGTCCTTTTGCCTCGTTAGAGAAAGAGATACTAATATATGCTCTAACCAAACAGTGAGAACGAATCTAATAACTAATAAGAATgctatttatatataagtgaataaagaaaagaatcgaTATTATTGACATAATTCAAAGTCTTCTCTTTGaattaaaaccatttaaaagaaagaaccaaaaagaaaaacaaaaaaaaaagtaatattcaGCTTAATGAGTTTGGGTCAAATGTAAGAATTTTCTGAAACGCTTAAATATATCTTAagacaaatcaaagaaagagaatacACCTAAACCGTAACACacgtatcatatatatacactgaAACTACTTTTAAAACTAAGACTACTTCTTGTCGATTAGTATAATCAACATTTTAATCGGTGAGAATATAGTATAAAATCATGTATAGTCTACAAATAATATATGTGGATTCAtgaatctttctttttctttcccccACACACAAAATTTGTATCAAACGTTTAATGCCCATAAAAGTGGTGGTCCAAGAAGACCCTGAGAgatatgtataaattaatatatatatatatatatatatatatatatatatatatatataNNNNNNNNNNNNNNNNNNNNNNNNNNNNNNNNNNNNNNNNNNNNNNNNNNNNNNNNNNNNNNNNNNNNNNNNNNNNNNNNNNNNNNNNNNNNNNNNNNNNNNNNNNNNNNNNNNNNNNNNNNNNNNNNNNNNNNNNNNNNNNNNNNNNNNNNNNNNNNNNNNNNNNNNNNNNNNNNNNNNNNNttttttttgggtttttagaaGTTCACAGTTGCTTTATCTTTGTTTGTATTGAGCTTTGACATTTTTGAGATCTGGTCATATTTGTTTAAATggatttttctatttcttcttctctctgggTTATTTGATGTGGATGATCTGGTTAAACGTTAATGAAAATATGATATAGTGTTCGTTGAGATGGggaaaagagatttaaaaaataaaaaagaattggtgatttaattatataaacggGTCGAAATCAGGTTGAAATCGGTTTACAACTTTTGTTAGTTGGTTAGacaaccaataaaccaataattaaccaATTAAACCTGTATTTATGGAGAAATTGATGAGAATTATGGATTCAAGGagatttagaaataaaattttggatttggagAGATATAGGATGAGAGACATTTGTGCAGAGATATTTAAGACGAGGTGAAAGTTCTGGCTTTATCTAGTAAGATGTGATAATTTTCATGTGGAACTAGGacgttttcccaaaaaaaaaaaaaaatttgggaccCGAAAGTGATTGGGATAAAGTGAGATATGTCACTTTACCtaacattatttaattttatattaatgtaTTGTACCACTAAATTTGGCCCTTTCTCCTCCATCGactcttttgttatttatacTTTTGTAGTACCAATAATAGAAGAAGCAACTATTGGAGTTTTCAGctccaaaaatgaaaacaaaactatCAGTTAACTTTAATTAAGTAGTCAGAAAATTAATACTACAGTAGTAGATTGTTTCTAAAACATGAATAAGTCCAGCTGGGTAATTATTGTCAATGGTCAAGATAATCTAACTTTCCGGGTCCAACTTGATGTATGcaattttaaaccttttttatatgttattttgttctCAACAAATAGATACACTATTCCAAAACCTAATTTCAGCCATGCGATTGTGAAACCTAGCTGATACTCTCCACGCTCCATGATAACTGACCCAGTGTCAGTATATTAGATTATGTATGTGTGAATTGATTTATAAAGAtacaaatgaaaaaataatagcTCGGGTGGTGTGGACTGTAGAGAGGTCGTCCCTACTTACAGAACATAGCTTCCATCAATCACACAAAAATCCAACCACTCTCAACCTCTCACTTCAGGACCATCTTCATTATCCAATCATATCCCAACAATACCTTCACTTACATATATAATGAAACTGATCATAGGATTAATTCACAAAAGA
It encodes the following:
- the LOC104720767 gene encoding probable protein phosphatase 2C 64, encoding MLSGLMNFLNACLWPRSDHQASDSGGRQEGLLWYRDSAQHVFGDFSMAVVQANSLLEDQSQLESGSLSTLPSGPYGTFVGVYDGHGGPETSRFINDHMFHHLKRFTAEQQCMSSEVIRKAFQATEEGFLSIVTNQFQTRPQIATVGSCCLVSVICDGKLYVANAGDSRAVLGQVTRVTGEAHATQLSAEHNASIESVRRELQALHPDHPDIVLLKHNVWRVKGIIQVSRSIGDVYLKRSEFNREPLYAKFRLRSPFSRPLLSAEPAITVHTLEPQDQFIICASDGLWEHMSNQEAVDIVHNHPRNGIAKRLVKVALQEAAKKREMRYSDLKKIDRGVRRHFHDDITVIVVFFDTNLVSRASLLKGPTVSVRGAGVNVPHNSLAPCTTTPTQQA
- the LOC104720764 gene encoding V-type proton ATPase subunit B2 produces the protein MGAADNNLELDGDGTLEIGMEYRTVSGVAGPLVILEKVKGPKYQEIVNIRLGDGTTRRGQVLEVDGEKAVVQVFEGTSGIDNKYTTVQFTGEVLKTPVSLDMLGRIFNGSGKPIDNGPPILPEAYLDISGSSINPSERTYPEEMIQTGISTIDVMNSIARGQKIPLFSAAGLPHNEIAAQICRQAGLVKRLEKSDNLLEHQEDDNFAIVFAAMGVNMETAQFFKRDFEENGSMERVTLFLNLANDPTIERIITPRIALTTAEYLAYECGKHVLVILTDMSSYADALREVSAAREEVPGRRGYPGYMYTDLATIYERAGRIEGRKGSITQIPILTMPNDDITHPTPDLTGYITEGQIYIDRQLHNRQIYPPINVLPSLSRLMKSAIGEGMTRRDHSDVSNQLYANYAIGKDVQAMKAVVGEEALSSEDLLYLEFLDKFERKFVAQGAYDTRNIFQSLDLAWTLLRIFPRELLHRIPAKTLDQFYSRDTTN